A portion of the Clupea harengus chromosome 18, Ch_v2.0.2, whole genome shotgun sequence genome contains these proteins:
- the LOC116224555 gene encoding cerebellin-2-like: MKGTLILVSLLVSWVCGPAATAVLDPDVPSEDGHGTENSNEIQNYSNQSAPEVCQLSTCELLLRALGTMQGRMRAMETRLEASDTKAVAMETKAVAMETKAVAMETRLEASETKAVAMESEIEQLKRANADKVAFSASVGGDEYQTGPYNVRTHLKYKNVLTNLGNAYNPSTGVFVAPVRGMYYFYFCYHAGQQNRGALSLHKNDQIIATTSHRTAESGMTENGSSGAALQLEVDDHVYVILHGNSWVWDGSYHETMLTGFLVTRL; this comes from the exons ATGAAGGGAACTCTCATTCTGGTGTCTCTGCTTGTCTCCTGGGTGTGTGGGCCTGCTGCAACAGCAGTGCTGGATCCAGACGTCCCCTCTGAAGATGGACACGGCACAGAGAACAGTAACGAGATTCAGAACTACAGCAACCAGAGTGCACCAGAGGTCTGTCAGCTCAGCACCTGTGAGCTCCTGCTTAGGGCGCTGGGGACCATGCAGGGGAGGATGAGGGCCATGGAGACCAGGCTGGAGGCCAGCGACACAAAAGCAGTGGCCATGGAGACAAAAGCAGTGGCCATGGAGACAAAAGCAGTGGCCATGGAGACGAGGCTGGAGGCCAGTGAGACAAAAGCAGTGGCCATGGAGAGTGAGATTGAGCAGTTAAAGAGGGCAAATGCAG ACAAGGTAGCATTCTCCGCTTCTGTTGGGGGTGATGAATACCAGACAGGACCTTATAATGTACGAACACATCTAAAATACAAGAATGTGCTCACCAACCTAGGCAATGCCTACAATCCATCCACAG GAGTATTTGTTGCCCCAGTCAGAGGAATGTACTATTTCTACTTCTGCTACCATGCTGGTCAACAGAACAGGGGAGCTTTGTCCTTACACAAGAATGATCAGATCATAGCCACTACTTCACATCGTACAGCAGAGAGCGGTATGACAGAAAACGGATCCAGTGGTGCTGCATTGCAACTGGAGGTGGATGATCATGTCTATGTCATTCTTCATGGTAACAGCTGGGTTTGGGATGGATCATACCATGAGACTATGCTCACTGGCTTTCTGGTCACCCGGTTGTGA